ATCCCTGTGCCTCGCCTCTAGCCACaggtaacatttttattaaaccaCACTGCGCTTGTGTCCACTTCTTGCATGCGCTAAATCTAGAGCAACCCAGTTTACCCGGTGGGATTTGGTgtgcgtatttttttgttgttgcctccCTCGCCACATCATGGAGGAAAAAACATAATCGAACGCAAAGCACCAGCCATCCACACCAGCTGGTTTGTTTGAATTCGTTCGGCTGTTTGGCGATGCACGATTGTGACATCGTACGACGGAGAACGCCGTCTAGTGTCCCGGAGTGGAACAACATTGCTACTCCCTAGGAACCGAAGTCACCGACTGTCTGTAAATACCATTACTTTCGGTTATATTCTTGATCGCTCGAAGGCCGTAGAATAGTGGTTACACACGATTTTGCATGGCATAACCGTTCGCGGTACCGACAGGACTGAATGCACTGAATTATTCATGTCAAGTAATTTTGCAATCGAtcgaatttaaataattcatcgaCTGTATAAAGCCGGACTTCAATGCCGATCATGCCTTCCTGTTTTTCTCCTACGGGAATTTATTAACTGCAACCTAGTTATAATTCAACAATATCCGTCAAATCAACACTATTTTCGAATGGTTATCGTCACGAAGTCACACAAAGAAAGAACGTTTCGTCAACACTTCAGTCTTCAGTCTTCAGTCAGAAAGTCTTCAGTAAGGACTGGGTCATATTAGCGCTTACCTTTTGAGACGTCTAATCAAGCATCTTTTGCTAGCTAACGTTAGTTCTCCAATAACAATCCACGACCCCTATGAATTCGTTTGAACAAGCGATGTGACTTTTTGGAATTTCTGCGCAATAGCTCTCTTTCACAATAATGCACATGATGAGCGTTGTCATTACCTTTGGCGTACAGAAACCAAAGCGATGCCTAATTTAACACCTGAAACGAGCAATAAACAGTCGTAATTGCAGAAAAAAGAGAGCTGTGCGaaaatgatttgaatttcGCCACGCAACCGTCAAACGAGTTGTCAAGCGAGTCATTTCCATCCAGTTCAACCCCGTCCACCATCCTTCTGGGTTAAATGGCtttcattcaaaaattaattattttgctaTTAGCACTCGCTGCACTCCAGTACCTACAAAGCTAACCTTCACTCTTCGCCAATAGGGACACAGTCAACGAACCGCTAAATTGGAGCTTCACATCGATTAGCTTCGCCTTCGTTACCGTTGCCGCTTGACATTACAATTTTCTGGCCCGGATTCTTGCACctattttcttctctctcactcttttACTCGAGCGGATAAATTTATATTACACACGTAAAGTACAGTTTTCCATCCGCAAAGCATGTACACACGATCATCAGGGTAAGTGCGTACGTCAGGACAGTCAGGACACGAAGAATTGCGCACTATTGGATCGTTGGTTCGAAAGTGATTTACgaccaaaaatggaaaatggttctTCCAGTTACACCTCTGACTCCGCGCCGAGCCTTGTTCCTCACCAAAGCCTCACCAACCTGCTGGACCCGGTGTACCTGGTACGGTAGCAAAACATCAAGCGTCTACTGCGTCAGATGCTGTGATTGGGTTTAATCGAATTTTTCGTACCGTCACCCCCGTCGCCCGTGACCAGCAGTGACAAAACAACGGCGgcgaaacaaatacaaaagtaAATCCACGTAACGTGACGCATAGAGAGcacaattttatcattttacgcAAAACCGGGAGAAGGTGGACAGAAGTCGCGCACATTCGAAAGTTCGCTCATGTTAAGGTCCGTAAATGGAGTTTCGCATTAATTGACAAGTTGCCACCGGTGAAGCCGGCAAAAGGTGTTTTGTGTGGATATCGCATGCGGTAGAAAAACGTAAAATGAGGGCTTCCAGAGGCCCTGAGGTGCTCCTGAGGCTCTCGGGAACAATTGTACGCCAAAAGGTAACGCAGTCCTGGCAGCAGGCAACTGGAAATTGTGCGCCAAATTAATGCCCAATCGCGTCAATATGGTTTGGCATGAGCTTATTAAGGACCGAATATGTCAAATGAGGTTccatagtgttttttttctggtaatTTTGTAAGTAGTTCAACGCCAGCATCATGTGGAGAGCTTCGGGTTGTAGTAATGACACGCTCGTTTAAAGAGCTGAAGAGATCTGAAgttattttattccaaaaagtgatcatttttatttcctgtcgtgttttttcttgaaattgaCACCATTTCCTAtgtgttaatttaattgataCATAACCCGAAATGTTCGGAACTGAACTCACTTGCATGCGGATCGCTATTAAACATGTCCAAAAACTAAGGTACTCAACACAGCTCCACTCAAAGTACAGCTGTACGACGGACATAATATAACCATCACCATATGTTCAACCATTACTCTGCAAAACGCACTGGAGAGAGTAATCCAAAACCCAAAATCCATATCCCACGTGCATGGCGCACAGTGTAAAATTAGGTTATTGCTATAAACATCGTCGGCCCCGACTCCAACAAGGGAATGAGAAATTGTACCGACAAAATGGTTCGTTTAAATTGTACCGAAATTGTGGCGAACATTTTACCATGCATCGTGCTGAGATTGCTTTTCCGCACTCTGCTTTCCGATACATAATAACCAGCGCCACTGTAggatggtgctggtgcttgTTTATGCCTTCGATTTCcacttttttctcttctgtttCCTGAAACACCGTCCATACCGCATTGTGTTGCATAAAAGTCGAGCAACACCTGCCATTAAGTGAACTACAAAGTAGCCACCCGCTTGGGGGTTTCGTTCGCATTtgcttcgatcgatcgatggcgTACCTCTTCTTCTTCACGAACACACATTCCCATTTACCATCACCATTGCGCAATGGCTGGCAAATACCCTAGAAGTCCTTTGCTGCGGATAGTGTTGCACTAGTGTTGAAGCCTATACAGAGTCTTGTCCTTTCGATCGAGGGGCatgttgattgaattttcgATTTCCAATTACGGTGgcatgtttaattttgttaattaattgattaattagCTACTATTCCCTACCGGTGCGCGGTGCCTTTGCTTCAAAGGGAACCGTTTTCGAGTTactaaaaccaaaaacccttTCTCCACCGTGTTACGTGTGTTTAAagcagaaaaacaataaagcaaTTTCTTAAATTGAACCTTTTACCCGCTCAACTCATCGCAAGACGTAAAACAAAGAGTACATTTCTTGGTGGATGTTCAAGCGATCAAGCACTTTTACCCGCAAAACGTTTTACCATACCGATGTTGTGTCGCATGATAAATCGTATCGAGTGCGAGATTAATTTCCCATAATTCCAACGAGCAAAGTGAAAGACATCCGCCCTCTGCTTCTCAGTGAAATGGATCCTCTTAGCAGAAGATATCATGCTCCATAAACTCTCTTTCACTCTGTGCACGGTACCGAGTGTAATCGTTTATCAGGTTCGattttgcaaaattaaaatgctttAACACGGGAAAGTGACCACAGCAACACGACACCGACGACACGAATAAATCATGTTAATTAAAGTgcgaaaatggagaaaacgcGAAAAAGCGGGCGCACGttagtaattaaattattaagatAACCGAAGACGTTCACTTTTCGTAGGTCCGGCCGGTGTTCGGCGAAAGCAACCAACTGATAATAACGTTTAGAGACAAGCGAAATGCGAAGCCAAAAGCAAAAGCGACAAGTTTCTCGCATCGGCTGCAATGGAAGCGACAATGTGTagacgaaataaaaattagtATGTGACCCCGCACGGTTATATAAATACATATTTCTACCGGAGCGGAAGAGCTTATCGATAATTTAAAATGACCATTATTtacgtttgatttttttcttcttcctttttccccATCCCTCTACCACCCACACGTGCAGAGAGCAGCAGCTACTGAATGTGTTCGAGGTCGTCGTGTCAACACTCGAGGGTAAGCTGCAGCGGATAGACAACCTCGATAAGGCGGTCGAGCATCTGATGCGGCGCGTCGAGTCGCTCGACAGCAAGGTGGCGGACAACATCCTCAAGACCGACTCCGTCATCTCGAAGCTGCGCACGCTCGACAGCAAGCTGTCCATCGTCGACGACGGGCCCGACCGGCCGAACAGTGTGCGAATGGCCAAATCGACCAACTCGCTCGACAGCCGGTTGGTGTCGCTCGACCAAAAGGTAAGCGACATCGACAGCAAGCTCAACGGCCTGAAGAGCCAAATCGATAGCAACTTCCTGTCGGCGGACGACATCAACGCGGAGGCAAGCGAACGGAAAACGGTCAGCATGAACGTGGCCGAGATCACGAAAGCCATGCACTCGGAGGTGATGGGCCACATCACGAAGGAGCTCGGTCAGCTGCGCTCCATCACGGAGGGTATCGACAAGAAGCTGCAGTTCCACATCAACGTGGTGTCGGAGAATCTGGGCAAGACGCTGAACCTGCTGAACGACGTGCACGACGCGGTGGTCGATCACAACAGCAACTACAACAACTATAATGCGACCTCAACCCTGCCACCGTACGTGAAGTCGAGCAAGATCGATATCCTGGTCAAGCAGATACGCCCGATTATGTCGGTGTCGGAGAAGATGGACGAAGTGTGGGACGTGGTCGTTGGTACGAAGAGCTCCGTGGATGATCTGGTGCCGAAGTCGGATGCACTGTTAACGCAAAACCAACGCCAAGAGCGTGCTATTGGGGAAATTCATCATGATctgaaaacgaaaacgaatctTATCATCAACAATCTGGACATGGTCGAGAAGAGATTGAAGAAACAAGAGGATGATGTCGCCGTACTGGCTCAACGACCCGTTCCGGCGGAGCTTTTGATGGATCCTACCATTGATCGATTGGTGGAGTATGATCCAAACAGGTAAGGAAGTGATTCTTACttcttcagttttttttctggtagGTACTTAGAACTTACTAAGGAACTTTGCccaatttttaattatcagATACATCGTGGAAGATTTTACCGAAGCTCTACCCACGACGACATACCCGACGTCTTCTTCGTCGgcctcctcatcatcatcgtcctcttCCACCTCAACTAGCACCGCTTCTAGCACGAGTACTAGCAGTACCACACAGAGCAACGTCAACATATCAAACAGTAACAGTCCAGCGACGACGACCGGAACAGCAAAGAACGTGTCGCGTAAAGGCGGAATCATTTTCCCCAGCGTCAAGAATAAGCCATCCGTACTGAACAGTACCTTTGCCACCGACAGTATCTTCCTGAAGGACATTAAGGTAAGCAATCAGCACCCGTACAAACAGTTCACAATTAACTTCACAATTAACGAGCGTATTGGAAGCGATAgacaaattgaattatttggaGCATGCACCAGATGTAACGTTTTTCTTTGGTCAAACATATGTCGAGACCGGTGGGGAggagtgttttttctttcttcttttaccCTACAACCGCACGTGCTTTGCGTGCGTAGTGCACTTGCGTGTGCGCACTTGCGCAGCTCGATGGCTCTAATTTACGACGTGTTGCATAAATTGACCAAACGCATTCACAGTTTCTTGACCAGTTAGTGTCCAGCAAGGAGATGTGGGTCTCCATCGCGTCTGGAGGAGATCAATAAGAACCAAAGCTCGTTTTGCAGGAAAGGCAAGAGGGGGAAAGAAATATCCTCATAACGGTATGCGAGGAAAGAAGAACGTGACGCAACGGTTCGACACTATTCCGACACCAACTCGCGAAACCAATATCTCCGATTGAACCTTATACGTAGTGTTCGCTTTCCTATATTCGAATGTGCATTAAGCtttgtagcagcagcagcaacaacagcatgcatgcatgcattgcatactttgcgaTCGCAATTACCTTTCTCAAGGGACAGCAAAGCTTAATAACACTCTGCCAGAACCTCGTAACGGTGCTAGGGGTTGACAGGGCACTAAGTCACCAACGAACCTGCCGGTGACTTGCTGGGGCTGAATACCAGCCGCGTCTGGCAAAAATGCCTACCATATGGTAGCTTTTAGGGCAGGGAAAccaatgttattttattgcaccaaCACGAACCGATCAACCATTTATGATTGGTTTCCTTTTCATGTCATATTTTGTTGCGATCGCGTCGCAGCGCAGTGCAGTGGTAGAATTTTGGTCGACTGTAAATTACCATAAATATAGATATAACCCAATCTGTTTGTTGATCAATTAGTAGAGAATGATGCTAAAAATATGgttgtgtaattttttatAACTTCCTTGCTATTTTTTAGCAACCAGAGTAGAAAAGGTTAATCACTAACTTGTTTTTCAATTATAGTCATTCCAAAATTCGCAAATTACGGGGTATGATTAAGTAGCTTCCATTTAATATCAAAACCATGGTTCCCAAATTTCAGGATTAATTGAAGGCCTGGATAGTCAGCGAGTAAATCAATtgagttttattatttcctcCTTTCATATTTGAACTCTAACCAACTCTAATTTGAAGCATTTTGACTGGTACACTGCCATTACAACTACCTAATTTAAGGAGTTATACAATTCTATCGTAATTGTTgtatgacttttttttatatgtctATTGCATGTATGCCTTGTAAGAGCTTCCAAAAATTATTAGAACATAACTCAGTAACTTTATTAAGCAAAAATCACTTGAAAGTTCTAATTGTAGCATGTAATATTGGTAAATAATAGCTCTTTTTGCAAATAGGTTATTTCAAAACTTGCTGCCCTTCAAGTCGCTCCATCATCGAATGCTACCAGATCAACATGAATGCAACCAGAAGATCTTACTTTCATTCGCAACGCGACAAACGATGATTAATTGGCGAccgttattaaattaatagttTCGGTAGAGCTATAGCACAAAAGCCGCTGACCAGTTGCTCATATGTGTCCAGCTGGCGCGTGTGGTGTCCAGTGAATGATTGGAACACTCTCCCCCAGACGTCTATTGAGTCAACGATGGAGATTGATCAGTTGTGCGTTTCTCATCCGGTAGCTGCTACCGAGTCCAAGAGCCTTAGCTATTTTAGAGGCAAAGCAGCCGAGCGCACACGAGAcgggtggtttatttttcgcaaACATATTTTCGCAAACTCGTGCAAAAGGGTGCGGCTGAGGACTTAACCTCTGCGCTACCCAACGGCTAGGATAATCTAATCTCAACGAGCCGTAACGAATGTGGTGGTTGATGTAACGGTGATCGTTTTGTGCATTTCGGTGCTTTCACTTTCACAAACAGAGGTTCCTTCTCGATTAAACGATCATGTCAACATGCACAAAAAAGGGTACTAGCGTTTCCGGTTAGATCTGTAGAACGTATAATGCTGCGATGGATCGCCACTGTGGCTCAGTGAAGAATTAGACATTGGATGTGTTGCATTtttacaggtttttttttttaattttatgagGAATGCGAGCAAGATACCTTCATCTAAGAGTTATTCAGATCAACAACAAATGCATTTGCGTCAAGCGTTAGCTGCTATCTTGTACATATGTTGTGCAACGATAGGAAGACAGTAAACTACGTATGTCTGTCAAATAAATTCCAACAGTCACGATCCCTTCCTCAATTAGTGCTCTCGGGTTTACGTATGTTCCGTGCACGTTTTAACATTTCCATCAGATCATTTTAGGGCAAGGAACCGAAAAGGTGTAGAAAAGGTTCCTTACATATGCACACCTTTCCTACGAACTCGTAGTTTCCTTTTCTAACCTTTCTTCGCGGCATCCGACCGACGTCAAACACTAAAAAAGGGTGCtaataaacatttcaacccCGTTATCACGTAGTATCGCGCCTTCCTGATTCCTCGGCACTCATCAACCGCGAACTAGACGTTGGGTTTACCGAACCTCTCCCGGGGTTCGTccggtgtatgtgttttttttcactgctttATTTTGGTGCTGTTGCAGAGTTGTCTAACCGTGGCTACGAACCGGTGAGGTACGGCGCTTCCTCTTGGTGTCCGTGGGCGTCGGCCGTCGGCTGGGGACGAAAGTGAATGTATGGCAGGCAGGAAGGTGCTAAATGGATTATCGTTTCCCAACAACAGAAACCCGCGGCCGGCTAATTGACTCCGGTGGGAAGTCAATCGGATTGACATTTAGCTCAACCCAGTGGATTATGCTATCAGTGACGGGTAACTGCAAAAAACGGTCGAATTTTGCGTGTTTCGTTGCGCTTTGCAAATGGCGAAAACCTCGAATTAGCGCACATTTTCATTCGCCACTGACAATTATTCTCCCGTCCCAGTCAGAATGGTCAATGGAGTTTAGCTCGCGTTCGTGTGGTCCGACCGTGTATGGTACGGTAATTATAGTTCTTCGCCAATGGAACGTTTACGTAGTCCTTTAAAAGCAATCAATTGAAATACTTTACAGCAAACACATTGTTGTGAAAAGATCACTTGCAGCGTAACCTTTCTTTCGGTGATCTTTACTCAGCTAGTGCTTTATTTTGAAGGCACACAACTTAAGTGCTTTTGTACATAAACTTCAATCAAATGTTACAGCATTTGGACTCAATTATTTGAGCGCGGAAGTGAAAGGAAAGATAACGATTTTCTTAACATATCGATTGTGTTAGAATTCCTACAATCATTAAACGCAACGCGTAAACAGTTGGAAACAATTCACTATCTTCCTGTTGGTGGCGTATATTAAATTGCTAATAGCAACCTTTTGCTCCTAAATTATACCTCGAGTTCCCTCGTTAAATAGCTCATTCATGCCCGCTAATGAAGGACTTTTAATCCCATCCGAATGACAAAACCGGATGATCGTTTGATTTGAAGTAACCGAACGAGCCAACCGTCAGCAGGTCATCCGTTGCCGTCCGTGGCGTTGTACGTAGTAAAATGCTAATCCAATCACACCAACAACCATCGCACTATCGTACGCAAACCTCCCCCAAGTGAAGAAACCGAGCGAAAATTCCGTCCGACAAAGGTCAGCAGAATAATTAAAGCGTTGGCCCGAAACAAGAACTATTTCGGACGGAAATGCCGAGAACTTGGTGATGACCTATGAACAGGTTTTTACGAGATGGCTCACACTAAAATCCCGAAACGTTAGCAAGTGGTCGAACGAACCAGAGTTTGCAAAGTGTAGAATTTCGTCTGTTTTGGACCATTCCACcgtgttgccattttttttctgtcaccATCTTTGGTGGACATCGATCGTACCGCACTCGTTTGATACATTTATCACCAAATGGCCATTTGGAACTATCGCCGGGACGCACCGTTTGTGAACACACTGCTTTCAGTTTTATAGTGTCGTCgcttcttttcgtttgtttcggaACAAAAAGGATGATCTTCGCAAATATTTATCGCGTCGCGCAGTGCACGTTCTCTCTTTATGACCTAACATTTGACATTTGCGCCAATTTTACGTCGTTGCTTGAAGTTTTACGCACTTCACCAATATTCAGCAAACGTAGTCATGTTTAATGATAGTCGCGCAACCGGAACTGGATTTAACTACGATCTTGTGTTTTTGATAATTTCGTACCACGATCATGTTTTGGCGCTTGTGAGAAACCATTTAAACATCGCTTGATGGATGCACAACAGTAAATCTAACACGTTTAAGCCATCCGGCCTATCAACTCCGGCAACTAAGCCTTGATGATCCATTGAACTGTAATTATCGTTTTATGAATTGATCGTGGCATTCATCAACAGTTTCTTACCACGATCTCTGGGGCCAAGGCCAATAAAGTCCAGCTTGGTTCGTACGACACACAACCTAAGCGGTCCAGCTAAAGTCTGCTCTCAATTGCGCACGTTTAAGCGGAAGAATGGATGATGGATGAGAAATGGATAAAATAATCTGCTACCACCCTCTCACAAtggttttttgctttaaaactAAACGATTTAAAACGTCTTAGAATTAGTGATGAAATATGATTTAACAACGTGCGCATCTGCCAATTCCGGCAAACACGGTAATTGGTACGTAATTTGTGATGATGTATGCTGCACTGCGGGAAAAAACTCTGAGGTTTATCTTTCCGGGCATCATGGGACCAGAAAAGATGGAGGCTAATGCAGTTTTATTATATCAAGATCGTGACTACATAAGAATAGGAAATTCTGTCAGTAGAGTTATTCTAGATGGTAATAATTTATCCCTCCAAATGATGAGCACAAAATAATCTTAAGTAATACACTAtttcaaagaagaaaaatctcattaattctgttcttttttgccACAGGGTTATTCTTGCGTGGATCTAATGAACGCTGGAATGCGGCAATCCGGCGTGTACTATCTACAGATCCGTGGAACGACTTACTGGTTCCTGAAGGTGTTCTGCGAACAAGAAATTGCCGATGGTGGATGGACGGTATGCAAGCACCGACTTTTTTATTATcacgaaacataatttatatcTCATCATCACACGCACAGGTAATCCAACGACGTGACGACTATGGCGATCCGCGGGAAAACTTCAATCGCGACTGGGCCGACTACAAAAACGGTTTTGGTGATCCGGC
This Anopheles marshallii chromosome 3, idAnoMarsDA_429_01, whole genome shotgun sequence DNA region includes the following protein-coding sequences:
- the LOC128711400 gene encoding serine-rich adhesin for platelets, with translation MAFRRASYCCLALLLLLYLAAALAAGTTTGGPQPQASRGRSSNPSPRLPRTSASQLSAQNNTTTTRGSTSRNLTSSAATSSQAAQSRGNYRTREQQLLNVFEVVVSTLEGKLQRIDNLDKAVEHLMRRVESLDSKVADNILKTDSVISKLRTLDSKLSIVDDGPDRPNSVRMAKSTNSLDSRLVSLDQKVSDIDSKLNGLKSQIDSNFLSADDINAEASERKTVSMNVAEITKAMHSEVMGHITKELGQLRSITEGIDKKLQFHINVVSENLGKTLNLLNDVHDAVVDHNSNYNNYNATSTLPPYVKSSKIDILVKQIRPIMSVSEKMDEVWDVVVGTKSSVDDLVPKSDALLTQNQRQERAIGEIHHDLKTKTNLIINNLDMVEKRLKKQEDDVAVLAQRPVPAELLMDPTIDRLVEYDPNRYIVEDFTEALPTTTYPTSSSSASSSSSSSSTSTSTASSTSTSSTTQSNVNISNSNSPATTTGTAKNVSRKGGIIFPSVKNKPSVLNSTFATDSIFLKDIKGYSCVDLMNAGMRQSGVYYLQIRGTTYWFLKVFCEQEIADGGWTVIQRRDDYGDPRENFNRDWADYKNGFGDPAKEFWLGNENIYMLTNNEDYSLRVELEDFEGNKRYAQYSHFKIHSEQDYYKLEIDGYEGNAGDSLNDPWYGSNNSPFSTYNRDNDRSSLNCASMLKGGWWWKSCGRGLNGLYLHDPQDLTARQGIVWFRWRGWDYTLKKATMMIKPKGPQPQVAGTT